Proteins encoded together in one Prevotella scopos JCM 17725 window:
- a CDS encoding PDDEXK nuclease domain-containing protein has protein sequence MSKDKIHKADKQDLSLVVRAIGTDLEHTQVRMITSANADMLFHYWKVGHFILYLQKKEGWGSKVIDNLSKAIRSQYPDKKGYSTRNLIYMCQFAKAYSMEVLTEMGKVEELLNSPSVDNVLQLTNELNQFTQEPLAQIQATDIQGNIITQQPIAQLGEISEMLSAIYHSNISKIEDIFKQSAIVRTNWASHVILLNSKLPLGERFWYITQAVTNGWSSNVLQMQIETNLFARQITAKKVSNFSVRLPKPQSDLANYLMKDPYIFDMMGQTDKMAERDVERQLVSHITKYLLEMGSGFAFVAQQKHFEVGDSDFYADLILYNIQLHAYVVIELKATPFKPEYMGQFNFYINVVDDALRGEHNNNTIGLLLCNGGDKVVAQYALSGYDQPIGVSDYQLSKAIPENLKSALPTVEEVEEELSKIVDKNI, from the coding sequence ATGAGCAAAGATAAAATACATAAAGCCGATAAGCAAGATTTATCTCTCGTTGTACGAGCCATTGGTACTGACCTTGAGCACACACAAGTGCGTATGATTACTTCGGCTAATGCTGATATGCTCTTCCATTATTGGAAAGTGGGGCACTTTATTCTCTACCTCCAAAAGAAAGAAGGCTGGGGAAGCAAAGTTATTGACAATCTATCCAAGGCTATACGCTCACAATATCCTGACAAGAAAGGGTATTCCACCCGCAACCTTATCTATATGTGCCAGTTCGCAAAGGCTTATTCTATGGAGGTTCTAACGGAAATGGGTAAGGTTGAAGAGTTGCTTAATAGCCCTTCGGTTGATAATGTATTACAACTAACAAACGAACTCAATCAATTTACGCAAGAGCCTCTTGCGCAAATACAAGCCACAGATATTCAAGGAAATATAATTACGCAACAGCCTATTGCGCAATTAGGAGAGATTTCTGAAATGCTGTCGGCTATCTATCACAGCAACATTAGTAAGATAGAGGATATTTTCAAGCAATCTGCCATTGTTCGCACCAACTGGGCAAGCCATGTAATTCTGCTTAACAGCAAGTTGCCTTTAGGTGAACGCTTTTGGTATATTACACAGGCAGTTACCAATGGTTGGAGCAGTAATGTTCTGCAAATGCAGATTGAGACCAACCTTTTCGCTCGGCAGATTACGGCAAAGAAGGTGAGCAACTTCTCGGTACGATTACCCAAACCACAAAGTGACCTTGCCAACTATCTAATGAAAGACCCTTATATCTTTGATATGATGGGGCAAACAGATAAAATGGCAGAACGAGACGTTGAACGGCAATTGGTTTCGCATATCACAAAGTACTTACTCGAAATGGGCAGTGGCTTTGCGTTTGTAGCACAGCAGAAGCATTTTGAAGTAGGTGATTCTGATTTTTATGCCGATCTTATTCTCTACAACATCCAGTTGCACGCATACGTGGTAATCGAACTAAAGGCAACACCTTTTAAGCCTGAATATATGGGACAATTCAATTTCTACATCAATGTAGTGGACGATGCCCTCCGTGGCGAACACAATAACAATACCATCGGCTTGCTCCTCTGCAATGGTGGCGATAAAGTTGTGGCACAATATGCACTCTCGGGTTACGACCAGCCAATAGGTGTGAGTGATTATCAACTCTCAAAAGCTATTCCTGAGAA
- a CDS encoding PH domain-containing protein: MRTFQHKVTVNDMGAIVVFALGAFFCLWHRTNMLMVILGFLLIIVTVRAVDRAIHTKYVLTNDGVLKVKIGRIGKTTHIPLTDVKTIEKRPFAFRLGYYALIELMNGSVVSVQPDNVDSFMSALQKRIEKKDNEE, translated from the coding sequence ATGAGAACTTTCCAACATAAAGTGACAGTAAATGACATGGGTGCCATCGTGGTTTTTGCCCTTGGTGCCTTCTTCTGTCTTTGGCATCGTACGAACATGCTGATGGTGATACTCGGCTTTTTGCTTATCATTGTGACTGTCAGAGCTGTTGATCGTGCGATTCATACTAAATACGTGTTGACTAATGATGGTGTCTTAAAGGTGAAGATAGGACGCATAGGAAAGACAACGCATATTCCGCTTACTGACGTGAAGACCATTGAGAAGCGTCCGTTTGCTTTTCGATTGGGTTATTATGCATTGATAGAATTGATGAATGGTAGTGTTGTCAGCGTACAACCAGATAATGTTGATAGTTTCATGTCAGCATTGCAAAAGAGAATAGAAAAGAAAGATAACGAAGAATGA
- a CDS encoding mechanosensitive ion channel family protein has translation MIPKLPHNLLEDVLEEIRIFVENIIESIGVHGHTVPVMRHVLLTLVAILLAFIAERICKYLFVPLVLRLVKRTQARWDDVVLDHQVLRTACHIVPALVIWQLMPLVFYQFHVVQVALTRITAVYLTVATTRLVTKLIDRLRYLNTKPGDSTSLYLKSFCGVLKILAIFIAVIVVVGILINRSPMTLLAGLGATSAVLMLVFKDTIDGLVAGVRLTSNEMIHIGDHITLPGGFVDGTIIDITLTTVKIRQSDNTITTVPPLTLVNGMFQNWKGLDDVDGQRVKKMIYFDVRSIRVADDTLKQQLISKGMVTADEVKGEVITSALFRHYLENYLTKRADVNSNMTILVRQLEATQAGVPMELYFFLYAKDWIPFEHAMADILEHVYAYANEFGLKIYEQTPVQ, from the coding sequence ATGATACCAAAACTTCCCCATAATCTCCTTGAAGATGTCCTTGAAGAGATAAGAATCTTCGTCGAGAATATCATTGAGTCAATCGGTGTACATGGTCATACCGTTCCTGTAATGCGTCATGTCTTATTGACTTTAGTAGCAATCCTGTTGGCTTTCATTGCCGAACGAATCTGTAAATACTTATTCGTACCTCTCGTTCTTCGTTTGGTAAAGCGTACGCAAGCTCGATGGGACGATGTAGTCCTTGACCATCAAGTGCTGCGCACAGCTTGCCACATTGTCCCTGCCTTAGTAATATGGCAGTTGATGCCGCTTGTCTTCTATCAGTTCCATGTCGTACAGGTGGCTTTGACACGAATAACTGCTGTCTATCTTACCGTAGCAACGACGCGACTTGTGACGAAACTCATCGACCGTCTGCGCTATCTCAACACGAAACCCGGTGATTCGACGAGCCTTTATCTTAAGTCTTTTTGTGGCGTATTGAAGATTCTTGCTATCTTTATTGCTGTGATTGTGGTGGTTGGAATCCTTATTAATCGTAGTCCGATGACGTTGTTGGCAGGCTTAGGAGCAACCTCTGCCGTTCTTATGTTAGTCTTTAAGGACACGATTGATGGTCTTGTTGCTGGTGTCCGTCTGACGAGTAACGAGATGATACATATTGGTGACCATATTACTCTACCTGGCGGTTTCGTGGATGGAACGATTATTGATATCACACTTACAACTGTAAAGATTCGTCAATCGGATAATACGATTACCACCGTACCGCCTCTTACATTGGTTAATGGAATGTTCCAAAACTGGAAGGGGTTGGATGATGTAGATGGGCAGAGAGTCAAGAAGATGATTTACTTTGATGTGCGCAGCATCCGTGTGGCTGACGATACGCTGAAGCAGCAACTTATTAGCAAAGGAATGGTGACTGCTGATGAAGTAAAAGGGGAGGTCATCACTTCTGCCCTCTTCCGTCATTACTTAGAGAACTACCTTACTAAACGTGCCGATGTTAACTCGAATATGACGATACTCGTCAGACAACTTGAGGCAACGCAGGCAGGTGTTCCTATGGAGCTTTATTTCTTCTTGTACGCGAAGGATTGGATTCCTTTCGAGCATGCTATGGCTGACATCCTCGAACATGTCTATGCTTATGCGAACGAGTTCGGCTTGAAAATCTATGAACAGACACCTGTACAGTAA
- the dacB gene encoding D-alanyl-D-alanine carboxypeptidase/D-alanyl-D-alanine endopeptidase has protein sequence MKLKYLSALVLGVLLCLPAQAQLYLDSTEVANILYPKTAAVVQTKVVVPVANDDSEEEEDTDSIMPTFATDSHLSWKENITARLDGIFRSPLLETVQASVMVWDLTDDVPVYQFRERLHLRPASTMKCVTAIAALDKLGADYDFKTNLYYTGVIDDSTQVLRGDLYCVGGMDPMFSSSDMTALARAVREHGIKGIEGNIYADLSFKDRDRLGEGWCWDDKNPSLSPLLVDRKDEFTYRFSRQLEDMGVTLNGITGERQVPVGAQLLTTTTHSIRQVLHRMMKVSDNLYAESMFYQLAANGGTRWAGAKLARQYENALFSRIGLNPRDYNVADGSGLSLYNYVSAELEVKLLRYAYQRSDLYDAYLEAQPIAGVDGTLKKRMRGTAAAGNVRAKTGTVKGVSSLAGYLTASNGHLLCFSIINNGGLSNGPMRNFQNKICVALCQ, from the coding sequence ATGAAATTAAAATACTTATCGGCACTGGTCCTTGGTGTCCTCTTGTGTTTGCCCGCACAAGCACAGCTTTATTTAGATAGCACGGAGGTTGCTAATATCTTATATCCGAAAACGGCAGCAGTTGTCCAGACAAAGGTAGTAGTCCCTGTTGCCAATGATGACAGTGAGGAGGAGGAAGATACCGACAGTATTATGCCTACTTTCGCTACGGATAGTCATCTTAGTTGGAAGGAGAATATCACCGCTCGATTGGATGGAATATTCCGAAGTCCGCTTTTAGAGACCGTACAGGCAAGTGTGATGGTGTGGGATTTGACGGATGATGTCCCGGTCTATCAGTTCCGCGAACGTCTCCACCTGCGCCCTGCTTCTACGATGAAGTGTGTCACGGCTATTGCAGCCTTGGATAAACTCGGTGCCGACTATGACTTTAAGACAAACCTTTATTATACGGGTGTGATAGATGACTCAACCCAAGTCTTACGTGGCGACCTTTATTGCGTGGGCGGTATGGACCCTATGTTCTCATCATCAGATATGACAGCTTTGGCACGTGCCGTACGTGAGCATGGTATCAAAGGAATAGAAGGGAACATCTATGCCGACCTCTCCTTTAAGGACCGTGACCGTTTGGGTGAGGGTTGGTGTTGGGATGATAAGAACCCGAGCCTCTCTCCGTTGTTGGTTGACAGGAAGGACGAATTTACCTATCGTTTCTCTCGCCAGTTAGAAGATATGGGAGTGACATTGAATGGTATCACGGGTGAACGACAGGTGCCTGTCGGTGCCCAGTTGTTGACAACCACTACACACTCTATCCGTCAGGTTCTTCATCGTATGATGAAGGTGAGTGATAACCTCTATGCTGAGTCTATGTTCTATCAGTTGGCTGCTAATGGTGGCACACGATGGGCAGGTGCAAAGTTAGCACGCCAGTATGAGAACGCACTCTTCAGCCGTATCGGACTAAATCCACGTGATTATAATGTTGCTGACGGTTCTGGTTTGTCTTTATACAATTATGTAAGTGCCGAACTGGAAGTAAAGCTCTTGCGTTATGCTTATCAGCGTTCAGACCTCTATGATGCCTATCTTGAGGCACAGCCGATAGCAGGTGTTGATGGAACATTGAAGAAGCGTATGCGTGGTACGGCGGCAGCTGGCAACGTACGTGCGAAGACGGGTACAGTGAAGGGTGTCAGTTCGTTAGCAGGTTATCTCACTGCTTCCAATGGTCATCTGCTTTGTTTCTCTATTATTAATAATGGTGGACTCAGCAATGGACCTATGCGTAATTTCCAAAACAAAATCTGTGTGGCGTTGTGTCAGTAA
- a CDS encoding restriction endonuclease subunit S, whose protein sequence is MREGWEYKKLGEVCDIYQPKTISNEMLVKGGKLPIYGANGTIGFYNSYNHIESEILLTCRGATCGTINVSQPYSWINGNAMVIHRKSDNLDFKFLYYMMLALDYSFVINGAAQPQITRARLAPIKVAIPPKSTQLSIVSELDKLNELIRIKKEQLKDYDALAQSIFYEMFGDPVDNEKGWEVKKFGELFKLKSGDALSSKDFKAGIYPVYGGNGISGYHNSFNMNGSYIIIGRVGVYCGNVRKVEGKFWLTDNAFKLIYHENEQVSVFILYLLYMLDLHKYANAAAQPVISNLTLKSVNIPLPPLPLQHTFAHKIEQIELQKAAVQKTITDLETLLASRMQYWFG, encoded by the coding sequence ATGAGAGAAGGTTGGGAGTATAAGAAATTGGGAGAGGTTTGTGATATTTACCAACCTAAGACGATTTCTAATGAAATGCTTGTTAAAGGGGGGAAGCTTCCGATTTATGGTGCGAATGGAACTATTGGCTTCTATAATAGTTATAATCATATAGAATCAGAGATTTTATTGACTTGCCGTGGTGCTACGTGTGGTACCATAAATGTTTCTCAACCATATAGCTGGATAAATGGAAATGCCATGGTAATTCATCGAAAGTCTGATAACTTGGATTTTAAGTTCTTATACTATATGATGTTGGCATTGGACTATTCGTTTGTAATTAATGGTGCAGCTCAACCGCAAATTACAAGAGCAAGACTTGCTCCTATAAAAGTTGCTATTCCCCCCAAGTCTACCCAACTATCCATTGTCTCCGAACTCGATAAGCTAAACGAACTGATACGGATAAAGAAAGAGCAGCTGAAAGACTATGACGCACTCGCACAAAGCATCTTCTATGAGATGTTTGGAGACCCTGTGGATAATGAGAAAGGGTGGGAAGTGAAGAAGTTTGGAGAACTATTCAAACTAAAAAGCGGTGATGCATTATCATCAAAAGATTTTAAAGCTGGTATTTACCCTGTATATGGAGGAAATGGAATTAGCGGGTATCATAATTCTTTTAATATGAATGGGAGTTATATAATAATTGGACGTGTCGGAGTCTATTGTGGTAATGTGCGGAAAGTTGAAGGAAAATTTTGGCTGACTGATAATGCTTTCAAATTAATATATCATGAGAATGAACAGGTTTCTGTTTTTATTCTTTATTTATTATATATGTTAGACCTACATAAGTATGCTAATGCTGCAGCGCAACCTGTAATTTCGAATTTAACATTGAAAAGTGTTAATATCCCTCTTCCTCCTCTCCCTCTCCAACACACTTTTGCGCATAAGATAGAGCAGATAGAACTTCAGAAAGCGGCGGTTCAGAAGACGATCACCGACTTAGAAACCCTGCTGGCTTCTCGAATGCAGTACTGGTTTGGGTGA
- a CDS encoding N-6 DNA methylase, protein MITGEIKTKIDQIWDTFHVSGITNPITVLEQMTYIFFMKMLDDKQLQEEAMAHDFDSEVKNPTFLVGQNWLNPTTEQEVPYESMRWSVFRHTGPENMFQMVRQNVFEFIKTIGTGEESAYSRYMKSATFLIQDARTLSKVVDGVDALDMNNRDAMGDVYEYILGKMAASGTNGQFRTPRHIIRMIVDMMQPTPKDYICDPAMGSAGFLVEAVKYIKEHHERALYTAESIKHLKSSLINGYDTDPTMLRIGAMNLLLHDVTAPELARRDSLSEQNDNESCYTLVLANPPFAGSLDKGNVNKKILTYADTKKTELLFLAQFVRSLEVGGRCASIVPDGVLFGTSKAHIAMRKELVDNQQLVAVVSMPSGVFKPYAGVSTAVLVFTKTNSGGTDKVWFYDMQADGFSLDDRRSPIAENDIPDVVNRFHNLADEVRRSRKEQSFMVPVDEIRANDYDLSINKYKEVEREKVTYEPVSKILSRLKTTETDYLSGYNELLEMLEEGTDE, encoded by the coding sequence ATGATAACTGGCGAGATAAAAACCAAGATTGACCAGATATGGGATACCTTCCACGTCTCTGGTATCACCAATCCTATTACTGTTTTAGAGCAAATGACCTATATCTTCTTTATGAAGATGCTTGACGACAAGCAGCTACAAGAGGAAGCTATGGCACACGACTTTGATTCTGAAGTAAAGAATCCTACCTTCCTTGTTGGGCAGAACTGGCTGAATCCTACTACCGAACAAGAGGTTCCCTACGAAAGTATGCGCTGGTCGGTGTTCCGTCATACGGGTCCTGAAAACATGTTTCAGATGGTTCGTCAGAATGTCTTTGAGTTTATCAAAACCATCGGGACGGGGGAGGAGAGTGCCTATAGTAGGTATATGAAGTCGGCTACCTTCCTGATTCAGGACGCACGCACTCTGTCGAAGGTGGTTGATGGCGTCGATGCCCTCGACATGAACAACCGTGACGCAATGGGCGATGTCTATGAGTATATCCTCGGTAAGATGGCTGCTTCGGGAACAAACGGACAGTTTCGCACGCCTCGCCATATCATTCGGATGATTGTCGATATGATGCAGCCAACGCCAAAGGACTACATCTGCGACCCTGCGATGGGTAGTGCGGGCTTCTTGGTGGAGGCAGTGAAGTATATCAAGGAACACCACGAGCGGGCACTCTATACGGCTGAATCGATAAAGCATTTGAAGTCTTCGCTCATCAATGGTTACGATACCGACCCAACGATGTTGCGTATCGGAGCGATGAACCTCCTGTTGCACGATGTCACGGCACCAGAACTTGCTCGGCGTGACTCACTTTCTGAACAGAATGACAACGAATCATGTTACACCCTCGTCCTCGCCAACCCGCCTTTTGCGGGCAGTCTTGACAAGGGGAATGTGAATAAGAAGATTCTCACCTACGCTGATACGAAGAAGACGGAGCTGCTTTTCCTTGCCCAGTTTGTGCGCTCATTGGAGGTGGGCGGTCGTTGTGCAAGCATCGTTCCTGATGGTGTTCTCTTCGGAACGTCCAAGGCACACATCGCTATGCGTAAGGAACTTGTCGACAATCAGCAGTTGGTGGCTGTCGTCTCTATGCCGAGCGGTGTCTTCAAACCCTATGCTGGAGTCAGCACGGCAGTACTTGTTTTCACGAAGACGAATAGTGGCGGAACGGATAAGGTATGGTTCTATGATATGCAGGCGGACGGCTTTTCGCTCGACGACAGGCGTTCGCCAATAGCCGAGAACGATATCCCTGATGTTGTCAACCGCTTCCACAATCTTGCTGACGAAGTCCGTCGCAGCCGTAAGGAACAGAGCTTTATGGTGCCTGTTGATGAGATTCGTGCGAATGATTACGATCTCTCTATCAATAAATATAAGGAGGTGGAGCGTGAGAAAGTTACTTACGAACCTGTTAGCAAAATCCTCTCTCGTCTGAAAACTACTGAGACAGATTACCTCAGTGGATATAATGAACTCTTAGAAATGTTAGAGGAGGGTACGGATGAATAA